A stretch of Ranitomeya variabilis isolate aRanVar5 chromosome 3, aRanVar5.hap1, whole genome shotgun sequence DNA encodes these proteins:
- the LOC143818635 gene encoding olfactory receptor 6B1-like — protein MANQSQSNVREFALLGFPGLPEQFYSVVSITIFLLYNVSLYANGIVIVLIIVRKHLHQPMYIIIGSLAFSDLLFDTLTLPKIIAKYWFGSGSLSFSVCFIQMFFAHFLSTLDSLIIMLMAMDRYVAICKPLRYHTLISNRVVALLCLFFLLFAAIIGLVITSLGLWLPYCGPNRIKSCFCSLTPVAILSCTDSSSARRTGFIIALFAHLCPLSFIIFSYIIILSRMCSLGRSENWQKAFSTCTTHWFVIGLYFIPRLTVYTYNQVQVFPNADVNVLLICLYTFAPHFASPIIFCLRTEEIKRTMKNVLKKMITKKY, from the coding sequence ATGGCCAACCAGAGTCAATCGAATGTCCGTGAGTTTGCCCTGCTTGGATTTCCAGGTCTTCCTGAACAGTTTTATTCTGTGGTCTCGATAACCATCTTTCTTCTCTACAATGTATCTCTCTATGCCAATGGGATTGTCATAGTTTTGATTATTGTAAGAAAACACCTCCACCAGCCAATGTACATCATCATAGGAAGCTTAGCTTTCTCCGATTTACTCTTCGACACATTGACTTTGCCAAAAATCATAGCCAAGTATTGGTTTGGGAGTGGATCCTTGTCCTTCTCTGTGTGCTTTATCCAAATGTTCTTTGCACATTTTCTGTCCACACTTGATTCTCTCATCATCATGCTGATGGCCATGGATCGTTATGTTGCCATCTGTAAGCCGCTGAGATATCATACTCTAATCAGTAACCGGGTGGTGGCTCTCCTGTGCTTATTTTTCTTGCTCTTTGCCGCCATCATTGGTCTTGTTATCACCTCGTTGGGTCTTTGGCTTCCATACTGTGGTCCTAACAGAATTAAGAGCTGTTTCTGCTCGCTCACCCCTGTTGCCATCTTATCTTGTACCGATTCATCTTCTGCCAGAAGAACTGGGTTCATAATTGCCTTGTTTGCCCATCTTTGCCCATTGTCCTTTATAATCTTCTCATATATCATCATCCTCTCGAGAATGTGTTCATTAGGGCGTTCTGAAAACTGGCAGAAGGCTTTCTCCACTTGTACCACTCACTGGTTCGTCATTGGCTTGTACTTCATCCCGCGACTCACAGTATACACCTACAATCAGGTCCAGGTCTTTCCCAACGCCGACGTCAACGTTCTCCTCATTTGTCTCTACACTTTTGCTCCGCATTTTGCTAGCCCTATAATATTTTGTCTTCGGACTGAGGAAATCAAAAGGACTATgaaaaatgtactgaaaaaaatgATAACCAAGAAATATTAA
- the LOC143817841 gene encoding olfactory receptor 6B1-like: protein MVNQSNVGEFVLLGFPGISEKFHIIVSLSFFVIYNIALFSNGIVLGLIILQEHLHQPMYIIIGNLSLSDLMFDTLTLPKIIAKYWFNDGSLSFVACFIQMFFVHNLGSLDSFIIMLMAVDRFIAICRPLHYSSIISNKMVSMFCLIFWSIASLIGLWIAIMGAQLPYCGPNRIKNCFCALTPVSVLSCVDSIKVRRTVFTIALVVHLLPLSFIIFSYIFIIWKIRLMAHTQNWQKFFYTCTTHWLVIFLYFVPRLVVYTYNQSQLISNADVNVLLICVYTFVPHFASPIIYCLRTEEIRNTMKNFFRKLVSHSV, encoded by the coding sequence ATGGTCAATCAAAGCAATGTCGGAGAGTTTGTCCTCCTTGGTTTTCCTGGTATCTCTGAAAAATTTCATATCATCGTTTCCTTGAGCTTCTTTGTGATATACAACATTGCTTTGTTCTCCAATGGTATAGTTCTTGGTTTAATCATTCTTCAAGAACACCTCCACCAACCTATGTATATCATTATTGGAAACCTGTCTCTCTCCGACCTTATGTTTGACACATTAACTTTACCAAAAATCATTGCCAAGTATTGGTTTAATGATGGTTCCTTGTCCTTCGTAGCTTGTTTTATTCAGATGTTTTTTGTCCATAATTTGGGTTCTCTAGACTCATTTATTATCATGCTCATGGCTGTTGACCGCTTCATCGCCATTTGTAGACCTCTACATTACTCTTCCATCATCTCTAACAAAATGGTTTCAATGTTCTGCCTTATTTTTTGGTCGATCGCTTCCTTGATTGGTCTCTGGATTGCCATCATGGGAGCCCAACTGCCATACTGTGGACCAAATAGAATTAAGAACTGCTTTTGTGCCCTTACACCTGTATCAGTTTTATCTTGCGTAGACTCCATCAAAGTCAGACGTACTGTCTTTACCATTGCTCTAGTTGTCCATCTTCTTCCATTATCCTTCATTATATTCTCCTATATATTCATTATATGGAAAATCCGCCTTATGGCCCATACCCAAAATTGGCAAAAATTCTTTTACACATGCACCACTCACTGGcttgttatttttttatattttgtgccCAGGTTGGTAGTTTATACCTACAATCAATCTCAGCTCATATCCAATGCAGATGTCAATGTCCTACTTATTTGCGTTTATACATTTGTGCCACATTTTGCAAGTCCCATCATTTACTGTCTCAGAACAGAAGAAATAAGAAATACCATGAAAAATTTCTTTCGGAAGCTTGTGTCTCATTCAGTGTAA